CAGCGGCTACGCTTCCACCTATCACTCTTTTCAAAGTCTTGCTTTTCATTCTGCCATCTCCTTATTCTTTGTTGTGGTATCTCGTGCTGTCAGGGGTGTCGGTCCACAAATGTTACAAAGTTGTAATCTGTTCCTAAGTCATTGTAACACAAAACTATTAGCTGTGCACTTCTAAATTCTGTCATTTTATAGATTTTATAGATAGAAAGACTTGTCCCCTCCAGCAGCGGCAAATGAAAACAGCAATGCCGTCCTTTTCAGGACGGCTGTTGGTTCTACCCTATATATCGGCGCTTCTATCGCTCATTTTAATGAAAAGACTGCCAGAACTCCCCTTCGGTCGAAATCAGGCCCATAATCTCTGCATAGGGAATGCGGAAGGTTGGAAATCCTGCCGAGTACGGAGCAATCTCATAAGGGGCAAAGTACAGGTACAGCGCCTGCGCATCCACATAAAAAGGCTGATCGGCTGTAATGCCTTTATACGTATCAGGGAAAACGTAGGAATACTGCGGATCATTTGCAATCTGCTTGCCGACAATGTCACTGAGCTTCTGCACATATTTGCTGCCGGGCTTGAACAGATCGCTGAGCGTGTAGAATTTGCCGGTGCGCAGGTTGATATGCTCATAGATCCGGGTAGGCATACCATGTGCAGCGCCGAACGGGAAATGATAACCGCTGAGCTCCAGCACCAGCAGATTCTTGCGGAAGAAGGATACGGCGAAATCTCCCGTATAGCTGAAATCCTGCATGCCTCCCCCCGTCCCCGCCCCGTAAGCGAGCGACAGGTTGCGCAGCTTGTCATTCACCGCCTTCGAGATCTCGGCAACCGCAATCCCTTCCACTACCGGATAATAGACCAGATAATCCCGGTTCGGCTTGTATTTCTTCTCCAGCACAGAGTATGGCGGTCTGAGCGGAATGACCCCGTTTTGCCGCCAGACCTGCTTGCCTTTACGGTCATAATAAGAGGTACGCAGATCAATATCCGCGCGGATCAGGCTGCCGCTGAAGGACAGTGATCCTGAGCCTGCGATGACCGGGGGCTGGGCGGCTTTTTTACCGCTGGTGTCAATAAAATACGTATCCTTGGCATCATACACCGACGCGAGCCCGTGCTGATAATTGTTCACGCCCAGCAGCGGGTGGGTGCTGAGAATTCTTCCGGTCAGCGCATCGGCTATAACATAGCTGGAGCCTCTGTAGGGCTGATCCGCATACAGCGGGGTCCCCAGCGCCACACGGTTCTCTCCCAGCTGCTGCACCTCATAATAGACGGCGGGAATAATCATTTTCCCCTGCTTGTCGATTAGACCGTAGGCGTTGCCATAATCCGCAGCTGTGTTAATCACCGCCCGGCCCTCCGAGAACGGCAAGGCTGCCGTATACTGCGGCTGGATAGCAATCGTACCGTCTGTGTGCAGATAACCGTATTTTCCATCCGCCGTCGCCTGAAAGGCCAGCAGCCCATCCCCCGGATACCCGACAAAAGCATGTTTGTACGTATGCAGCACCACGCCATGAAGATCAATCAGCGCATATTCCCCTTCGGCCACTTTGACTAGTGCAGTCCCGTTCGAGAAATCCCCGGCGTCCAGATAGACGGCTGGCAGCACCTCTTTACCCTGGGCATCCAGATAACCGTACAGCGAGATCCCCCCGGTAGTATTCTGCTTGGAGAACAACGCGCGGCCTTCGTGCAGCGAATTCAGATAGTCATAGCGCGCGGACGTCACTTCTTTGCCTTTTTCATCAATAAAAGTGTAGCCCTTCGCATCCGATACCACGGCCCGCCCCTCGGAAAAAGGACCAATAAAATTATAGACCGGTTTGACCCGCTCCCGCCCGGAGCCGTCGATCAGACCGCTGACATTCCCGC
This genomic interval from Paenibacillus sp. FSL H8-0332 contains the following:
- a CDS encoding WG repeat-containing protein, whose translation is MLRIKLNELGKGTDNGLIVAEVWRWDGIGWNEGIPQQEEDFIRADDDLFVTIPAEAGLYRVDYSKKPLEALIVLPGDGGGLRAELLHPAPFKLTEGTLWGYINNDGRVVIEPRYDYAEEFQENGLAVVQRGNVSGLIDGSGRERVKPVYNFIGPFSEGRAVVSDAKGYTFIDEKGKEVTSARYDYLNSLHEGRALFSKQNTTGGISLYGYLDAQGKEVLPAVYLDAGDFSNGTALVKVAEGEYALIDLHGVVLHTYKHAFVGYPGDGLLAFQATADGKYGYLHTDGTIAIQPQYTAALPFSEGRAVINTAADYGNAYGLIDKQGKMIIPAVYYEVQQLGENRVALGTPLYADQPYRGSSYVIADALTGRILSTHPLLGVNNYQHGLASVYDAKDTYFIDTSGKKAAQPPVIAGSGSLSFSGSLIRADIDLRTSYYDRKGKQVWRQNGVIPLRPPYSVLEKKYKPNRDYLVYYPVVEGIAVAEISKAVNDKLRNLSLAYGAGTGGGMQDFSYTGDFAVSFFRKNLLVLELSGYHFPFGAAHGMPTRIYEHINLRTGKFYTLSDLFKPGSKYVQKLSDIVGKQIANDPQYSYVFPDTYKGITADQPFYVDAQALYLYFAPYEIAPYSAGFPTFRIPYAEIMGLISTEGEFWQSFH